From the genome of Muricauda sp. SCSIO 64092, one region includes:
- a CDS encoding heavy-metal-associated domain-containing protein, with product MEKMKFKTNINCSGCVSKVTPFLDKQEGIENWEVNTENPDKILTVESNSASKKEVIETLGKIGFKAQPIEGN from the coding sequence ATGGAAAAAATGAAATTCAAAACAAATATCAATTGTAGCGGTTGCGTCTCAAAAGTAACCCCATTCTTGGACAAACAAGAAGGTATTGAAAATTGGGAAGTGAACACGGAAAATCCAGATAAGATATTGACCGTTGAGAGCAATAGTGCAAGTAAAAAAGAGGTGATTGAGACTTTAGGTAAAATAGGTTTTAAGGCACAACCCATAGAAGGAAATTAA